One genomic window of Terriglobia bacterium includes the following:
- the lpxD gene encoding UDP-3-O-(3-hydroxymyristoyl)glucosamine N-acyltransferase, whose product MKLKDIAARIGARLEPPDADAEITGVAGVESAAPGKITFIANKKYAAAAKTTLASALIVDEKFPVLEKPSLRTRNPHLAYARVMELFYQAPKYDSGVHPSAVVHPSAKIGANASIGAHVVIEAGVEIGENCTLLPHVVIYRGVRIGNNFFAHSHVAVRENCRIGNNVLLHNGVVVGSDGFGFAKDDEGRWHKIPQTGIVVIEDDVEVQANSCIDRASLGETRIGRGCKLDNLVQVGHNCVVGENGLLCAQVGLAGSTELGKNVILAGQAGIAGHCKLGDGVVVTAQSGTHGDIEPGAVVSGSPAFDNKQWLRSVAIFNRLPELAKAVRDAGKSGEDE is encoded by the coding sequence ATGAAGCTCAAGGACATTGCCGCCAGGATAGGAGCCAGGCTGGAGCCGCCGGACGCGGACGCGGAAATCACCGGCGTGGCCGGAGTGGAATCCGCGGCGCCGGGCAAGATCACCTTCATCGCCAACAAGAAATACGCCGCGGCCGCCAAGACCACGCTGGCTTCCGCGCTGATTGTGGATGAGAAGTTTCCGGTCCTGGAAAAGCCCAGCCTGCGCACACGGAACCCGCACCTGGCGTACGCACGAGTGATGGAGCTTTTCTACCAGGCGCCGAAGTACGATTCCGGCGTCCATCCTTCGGCGGTAGTGCATCCATCGGCGAAGATCGGGGCCAACGCGTCCATCGGCGCTCACGTGGTGATTGAGGCCGGCGTGGAAATCGGCGAGAACTGCACGCTGCTGCCGCACGTGGTGATTTACCGCGGAGTCCGGATCGGCAACAACTTTTTCGCCCACTCGCATGTCGCCGTGCGCGAGAACTGCCGGATCGGCAACAACGTGCTGCTCCACAACGGCGTGGTGGTGGGCTCGGACGGCTTCGGCTTTGCCAAAGATGATGAAGGCCGCTGGCACAAAATCCCGCAGACCGGCATCGTGGTGATTGAAGATGACGTGGAAGTCCAGGCCAATAGCTGCATTGATCGCGCCAGCCTGGGAGAAACCCGAATCGGCCGCGGCTGCAAGCTGGACAACCTGGTCCAGGTGGGCCACAACTGCGTCGTGGGAGAAAATGGTCTGTTGTGCGCGCAGGTGGGGCTGGCTGGCTCCACCGAGCTGGGCAAGAACGTGATTCTCGCCGGACAGGCGGGCATTGCCGGACATTGCAAGCTGGGCGACGGCGTGGTGGTCACCGCGCAGTCCGGCACGCATGGCGATATTGAGCCTGGCGCGGTAGTCAGCGGCAGTCCGGCTTTCGACAACAAACAGTGGCTGCGCAGCGTGGCCATTTTCAACCGGCTGCCGGAACTTGCCAAAGCCGTGCGCGATGCCGGCAAGTCCGGCGAAGACGAATGA
- a CDS encoding CCA tRNA nucleotidyltransferase, translating to MADFIYLMETRLTPDQQRALALLTEVARAHEMNIFLTGGAVRDIISGFIIRDLDFSVQGNALKLQKDFEKAGAVIEGTDETTRSVMLLLGGNVRAEVTSTRSERYDKPGKPAEITPGTIYDDMRRRDFTVNAMALSLNPGSRGLLTDPFNGVADIEGKVLRVLHNYAFYEEPSRLIRATRLCARFHWTLEERTQARYDAAKENNYIENISDRAVGHEVEQLAHEENPVDVLKALEKEGWLKVLVPHLTVAKVDSSGLAHMFKVKSQMQDVGLNPDAGAIVMHFLTRKLGDKDVSAMQKQIPNRGFVERWRKLDDEAKDFAKRLMAKDLAMPSAAWKFFMTCRPDTLLFTAITSRPAAVEQKIKSFLTKWPLVRQKLPFPEMAELRITPEHPEWKKIHDEAFLLLLDGKLRSHTEIVKFLTPYSPPEPPPPPPPRRGRGAKKEVSAAVGQPGAEPVPAGPKKRGRKPKNALAAAAPATAGPAIPATTPGKPAPAGKPGVPVPAKAAAPAGKKEAAPAAKAPSGKPPAKKLVKPAKAAKKPAKKPASKKPAGKKKGKRK from the coding sequence ATGGCAGACTTTATCTATTTGATGGAAACGCGGCTTACGCCGGACCAACAGCGTGCTCTTGCGCTGCTGACCGAGGTCGCGCGCGCCCATGAGATGAATATCTTCCTCACCGGAGGCGCGGTCCGCGACATCATCAGCGGCTTCATCATCCGCGATCTCGACTTCTCCGTGCAGGGCAACGCCCTCAAGCTGCAGAAGGATTTTGAAAAAGCCGGCGCGGTAATTGAAGGCACGGACGAGACCACGCGCTCCGTGATGCTTCTGTTGGGGGGCAACGTCCGCGCGGAGGTCACCAGCACCCGTTCGGAACGCTATGACAAGCCGGGCAAGCCGGCGGAGATTACTCCGGGGACCATCTATGACGACATGCGGCGGCGCGACTTCACCGTCAACGCCATGGCCCTGTCCCTCAATCCCGGCTCGCGCGGCTTGCTCACCGATCCCTTCAACGGCGTGGCCGACATTGAAGGCAAAGTGCTGCGCGTGCTGCACAATTACGCGTTTTATGAAGAACCTTCGCGCCTGATCCGGGCCACGCGGCTGTGCGCCCGCTTCCATTGGACGCTGGAAGAACGCACCCAAGCGCGCTATGACGCGGCCAAAGAAAACAACTACATCGAGAACATCTCCGACCGCGCCGTCGGGCATGAAGTTGAGCAACTGGCCCACGAAGAAAATCCGGTTGACGTCCTGAAGGCCCTGGAAAAAGAGGGCTGGCTCAAGGTGCTGGTGCCCCATCTGACCGTGGCCAAAGTGGATTCCTCTGGCCTGGCCCACATGTTCAAGGTCAAGTCGCAGATGCAGGACGTGGGGCTCAATCCCGATGCCGGCGCCATCGTCATGCATTTCCTGACCCGGAAGCTGGGCGACAAAGACGTCTCCGCCATGCAGAAACAGATTCCCAACCGGGGATTCGTGGAACGCTGGCGCAAATTGGACGACGAAGCCAAGGACTTCGCCAAGCGACTGATGGCCAAAGATCTGGCGATGCCGTCGGCGGCGTGGAAGTTCTTCATGACTTGCCGCCCGGACACGCTTTTGTTTACCGCCATCACTTCGCGGCCCGCGGCGGTCGAGCAAAAAATCAAAAGCTTCCTCACCAAATGGCCGCTGGTGCGGCAGAAGCTTCCTTTCCCGGAGATGGCCGAGCTGCGAATCACGCCGGAACATCCGGAGTGGAAGAAGATCCACGACGAAGCGTTCCTGCTGCTGCTGGATGGCAAGCTGCGCTCGCACACGGAGATCGTCAAGTTCCTCACGCCGTATTCGCCGCCGGAGCCTCCGCCGCCACCGCCGCCGCGACGTGGTCGCGGGGCCAAGAAAGAAGTATCCGCCGCTGTGGGCCAGCCCGGCGCGGAACCAGTTCCCGCCGGCCCCAAGAAACGTGGACGCAAACCAAAGAATGCTCTAGCTGCTGCCGCACCGGCGACTGCCGGCCCTGCGATCCCAGCGACTACGCCCGGCAAGCCTGCGCCTGCGGGAAAACCAGGAGTCCCTGTGCCGGCCAAAGCTGCAGCTCCGGCAGGAAAGAAAGAAGCGGCCCCAGCAGCCAAGGCTCCATCCGGAAAGCCGCCTGCCAAGAAGCTAGTAAAGCCCGCGAAGGCTGCCAAAAAGCCAGCCAAGAAGCCCGCCTCAAAGAAGCCGGCAGGTAAGAAGAAGGGGAAGCGGAAGTAA
- a CDS encoding YicC family protein, with product MSIRSMTGFAQVKAQAGEGVSFTLSLKSVNHRFLDPQLRLPADMDELEMKIRRALKERLARGHVEVTLAVDRRGVEGFDFNRELVGGYVSAFRKAAREFGTVGEPDLNVVFRMPGALGESASLDGNFQSAVMASLDQAVEKLNVMREHEGRDTTAELRRRLKVLEDAAEEVSKMRAAVTRAVMEKVRGRMQELLDNANAKADPDRILQEAALLAERSDVQEELVRLQTHIEHFRKLLDQGGEVGKKLDFLLQELNRESNTMLSKTSGVTGEGLRITELGLLMKSEIEKCREQVQNLE from the coding sequence ATGTCCATCCGATCCATGACCGGGTTCGCGCAGGTGAAGGCCCAGGCCGGGGAAGGCGTTTCCTTCACCCTGTCGCTCAAGTCCGTGAACCACCGTTTTCTTGATCCCCAACTGCGCCTGCCCGCGGACATGGATGAGCTGGAAATGAAAATCCGCCGCGCGCTGAAAGAACGCCTGGCGCGCGGGCACGTGGAGGTCACGCTGGCCGTGGACCGCCGCGGGGTTGAGGGCTTTGATTTCAACCGCGAACTGGTGGGCGGATACGTGTCGGCGTTTCGCAAAGCGGCCAGGGAATTCGGCACCGTGGGCGAACCTGACTTGAACGTGGTGTTTCGCATGCCGGGCGCGCTGGGTGAGAGCGCCAGCCTGGACGGCAATTTTCAATCGGCGGTCATGGCCAGCCTTGATCAGGCCGTGGAAAAGCTCAACGTGATGCGCGAGCATGAAGGTCGCGACACCACCGCCGAGCTTCGCCGCCGCCTCAAGGTCCTGGAAGACGCGGCCGAAGAAGTTTCCAAAATGCGCGCCGCCGTGACCCGAGCCGTGATGGAAAAAGTCCGCGGACGCATGCAGGAGCTTCTGGACAACGCCAACGCCAAAGCCGACCCTGACCGCATCCTGCAGGAAGCGGCCCTGCTGGCCGAACGCAGTGACGTGCAGGAAGAACTGGTCCGCCTGCAGACCCACATCGAGCACTTCCGCAAATTGCTGGATCAGGGCGGCGAAGTGGGCAAGAAGCTGGATTTTCTTCTGCAGGAGCTGAATCGCGAGAGCAACACCATGCTCTCCAAGACCTCCGGCGTCACCGGGGAAGGCCTGCGCATCACCGAACTGGGCCTGCTGATGAAATCAGAGATTGAAAAATGCCGCGAACAGGTGCAGAACCTGGAATGA
- the rpoZ gene encoding DNA-directed RNA polymerase subunit omega: protein MKLKDGFDSNYRYVLVAARRARQLSGGAPPLVNTSSRKVCKIAQEEIDAGKVQFVQGQAAAPAPPEKPPEK from the coding sequence ATGAAACTCAAAGACGGCTTTGACAGCAACTATCGCTATGTCCTGGTGGCGGCGCGGCGCGCGCGCCAGCTTTCCGGCGGCGCTCCCCCGCTGGTCAACACCAGTTCGCGCAAAGTCTGCAAGATTGCCCAGGAAGAAATTGACGCCGGCAAAGTGCAGTTCGTGCAGGGCCAGGCCGCGGCCCCTGCGCCTCCGGAAAAACCGCCGGAGAAGTAG
- a CDS encoding PaaI family thioesterase, producing the protein MPDHTDPAALHDLFTAQNEDGDFSAALNARQSGWNAAMGIHFIRATADEVVAELEIGPHHRQAYGIVHGGAYSGVIETVASVGAALWARRHQQTTVGLENHTSFLHAVREGKLRATAKPLMRGRRTQVWTATVTDSAGRTVADGKVRFLALEAGSAIAGEAVKIKSSHG; encoded by the coding sequence ATGCCTGACCACACCGACCCTGCTGCGTTGCACGACCTGTTCACCGCCCAGAACGAAGACGGCGACTTCTCCGCCGCGCTCAACGCCCGTCAGAGCGGATGGAACGCCGCCATGGGGATCCATTTCATCCGTGCCACCGCCGACGAAGTTGTCGCCGAGCTGGAGATAGGCCCGCACCACCGCCAGGCCTACGGCATTGTCCATGGTGGCGCCTACTCAGGAGTGATTGAGACCGTCGCGTCGGTCGGAGCAGCGCTGTGGGCGCGGAGGCACCAGCAGACCACCGTCGGTCTGGAGAACCACACGTCGTTTCTTCATGCGGTACGTGAAGGAAAACTGCGCGCCACGGCGAAGCCGCTGATGCGGGGACGCAGAACGCAGGTCTGGACCGCCACCGTGACGGACAGCGCTGGACGCACAGTCGCCGACGGAAAAGTCCGCTTCCTGGCTCTGGAAGCCGGGTCCGCCATCGCCGGTGAAGCGGTGAAAATCAAGTCGTCTCACGGCTGA
- a CDS encoding PadR family transcriptional regulator — MSNSNVPAELFENLRLELRRGCLILAVLAQLQEEHYGYTLRKALDDLGLAIDEGTLYPLLRRLESQGLLMSEWREENKRNKRFYRLSPLGAEILGQLLEEWQTINASLNKILQEA, encoded by the coding sequence ATGTCGAACAGTAATGTACCTGCCGAACTCTTCGAAAACCTGCGGTTGGAACTCCGCCGCGGCTGCCTGATTCTGGCTGTCCTGGCGCAGCTGCAGGAAGAGCATTACGGCTACACGCTGCGCAAGGCCCTGGACGATCTGGGGCTGGCGATTGATGAAGGCACGCTCTACCCGCTGCTGCGCCGGCTGGAAAGCCAGGGACTGTTGATGAGCGAGTGGCGGGAAGAAAACAAGCGCAACAAGCGGTTTTACCGTTTGTCGCCGCTGGGCGCGGAAATCCTGGGACAGCTGCTTGAGGAATGGCAAACCATCAACGCGTCCTTGAACAAAATTTTGCAGGAGGCATGA
- the coaBC gene encoding bifunctional phosphopantothenoylcysteine decarboxylase/phosphopantothenate--cysteine ligase CoaBC — protein MKVALGVTGGIAAYKAAELVRLLQDRGVRVQVVMTRAAQEFVRPLTFAALSGEKVITDLFGADAEQPNIDSAVEHIAVAQAIDALVVAPATADVIAKFAHGEANDFLTTLFLATTAPVVVAPAMNVNMWENAATQANIETLKQRGVKVVSPDSGYLACGMIGAGRLAANDKIVDAVLAVLGAAPDLAGETVLITAGGTREPIDPVRYIGNRSSGKMGYALAEAALRRGAKVILISGPTALKPPSAAEFVAVQTAKEMREAVLAHLDRATIVIKAAAVADFTVRNAADQKIKRKGPVTLELEPTADILAEVGAKKGARIVVGFAAETQDTLENARKKLESKSLDAIVLNDVSRPGIGFDSERNAVTILTPHGEEAVPEMTKWEVAHRVLDAVVKIKAERTTKVAR, from the coding sequence ATGAAGGTCGCTCTGGGCGTTACCGGTGGAATCGCAGCTTACAAAGCCGCGGAACTGGTGCGCTTACTTCAGGACCGCGGCGTCCGCGTGCAGGTGGTGATGACCCGCGCCGCCCAGGAGTTTGTGCGGCCTCTTACCTTTGCCGCGCTCAGCGGCGAAAAAGTGATTACCGATCTTTTCGGCGCCGATGCCGAACAGCCCAACATTGATTCCGCCGTGGAGCACATTGCGGTGGCGCAGGCCATTGACGCCCTGGTGGTTGCGCCGGCCACCGCGGACGTCATCGCCAAATTCGCCCACGGCGAAGCCAATGATTTTTTGACGACATTGTTTCTCGCCACCACCGCGCCCGTCGTCGTGGCGCCGGCGATGAACGTAAACATGTGGGAGAACGCCGCCACGCAAGCCAACATTGAGACGCTCAAGCAGCGCGGCGTGAAGGTGGTAAGCCCTGACAGCGGTTATCTGGCGTGCGGCATGATCGGCGCCGGACGCCTGGCCGCCAATGACAAAATTGTGGACGCGGTGCTGGCCGTGCTGGGCGCTGCGCCCGACTTGGCGGGCGAAACCGTACTCATTACCGCCGGCGGCACGCGCGAACCGATTGATCCCGTGCGCTACATCGGCAACCGCTCCAGCGGCAAAATGGGTTACGCCTTGGCGGAGGCGGCGTTGCGTCGCGGTGCCAAAGTGATTTTGATCAGCGGCCCCACCGCGCTCAAGCCGCCTTCGGCCGCGGAGTTCGTCGCGGTGCAAACTGCCAAAGAAATGCGCGAAGCCGTGCTGGCGCACCTGGATCGCGCTACCATCGTGATCAAGGCCGCCGCCGTGGCCGACTTCACCGTCCGCAACGCCGCCGACCAGAAGATCAAACGCAAAGGTCCGGTGACGCTGGAGCTGGAGCCGACGGCCGACATCCTGGCTGAAGTGGGCGCAAAGAAGGGCGCGCGCATCGTGGTCGGCTTCGCCGCCGAAACCCAGGACACTCTGGAAAACGCCCGCAAGAAGCTGGAGAGCAAATCGCTGGATGCCATCGTGCTCAACGATGTTTCCCGCCCCGGCATCGGTTTTGATTCGGAACGCAACGCGGTCACCATCCTCACGCCGCATGGCGAGGAAGCCGTTCCGGAAATGACCAAGTGGGAAGTCGCGCATCGCGTGCTGGACGCTGTGGTCAAGATCAAAGCCGAGCGAACCACAAAAGTGGCCCGCTGA
- a CDS encoding response regulator codes for METGKRPIRVLLLDDQHDNLILRAAILRQNGYEAVTSASVQEAETHLHEIDIAVLDYHLGAGQFGTEVAQSLRDKRPEVPIIILSATLERKFGGVEDMHLLKGYSSVDDLLAALRSFEAKRRGKPVVVDARDFFYSRIAMAMGDDVVLEVLDRDGNWEYVNEYFARLYDKKRTWFIGKNRFDEFPELGGEWKDILRTVADTRETYVDRSFRGLPPLPAKKRQRWNWNILVFPLKLHDNRNGAVLSARVIEKK; via the coding sequence ATGGAAACCGGCAAACGACCAATCCGCGTGCTTCTGCTGGACGACCAGCATGACAATCTGATTCTGCGCGCAGCCATCTTGCGCCAGAACGGATATGAGGCGGTGACGTCCGCTTCTGTGCAAGAGGCGGAAACGCACTTGCATGAAATTGACATCGCCGTGCTGGATTACCACCTGGGCGCGGGCCAGTTCGGCACGGAAGTCGCCCAGTCGCTGCGCGACAAGCGCCCGGAAGTGCCGATCATCATTCTTTCGGCAACGCTGGAACGGAAGTTCGGCGGCGTGGAAGACATGCACCTGCTCAAGGGCTACAGTTCCGTGGACGACCTGCTGGCCGCGCTGCGTTCCTTTGAGGCCAAGCGCCGCGGCAAGCCGGTGGTGGTGGACGCCCGCGACTTCTTCTATTCACGCATTGCCATGGCCATGGGCGACGACGTGGTGCTGGAAGTCCTGGACCGCGACGGCAACTGGGAATACGTGAACGAATACTTTGCCCGTCTCTACGACAAGAAGCGGACGTGGTTCATCGGCAAGAACCGCTTTGATGAATTTCCCGAACTGGGCGGCGAGTGGAAAGACATTCTGCGCACCGTGGCTGACACGCGCGAAACCTACGTGGACCGCAGCTTCCGCGGGCTACCGCCTCTTCCCGCCAAAAAGCGCCAGCGCTGGAACTGGAACATTCTGGTCTTCCCATTAAAGCTGCATGACAACCGCAACGGCGCAGTGCTGAGCGCGCGGGTGATCGAAAAGAAATGA
- the gmk gene encoding guanylate kinase: MSGILFIISAPSGSGKSTLVNELRKFVPNLEFSVSYTTRPPRGSEQDGREYHFIAREEFERMIAADGFFEYAEVFGNYYGTAKSVLADAARAGNDLLLDIDVQGERQVKLRMPDAVSIFVLPPSRAELESRLRKRSISENVHPNEIRRRLDTARREIENYPNYDYILVNDHLEQSVDRLVAIVLGERIRRSGKPPAPDQKHYLMNAEKCLKSRMEQEIRAILDSFRFPPQA; this comes from the coding sequence ATGAGCGGAATCCTTTTTATCATCTCTGCGCCTTCCGGCTCCGGCAAATCAACCTTGGTGAATGAGCTGCGCAAGTTTGTGCCGAACCTGGAGTTCTCCGTTTCGTACACCACGCGGCCTCCGCGCGGCAGCGAGCAAGACGGCCGCGAATACCATTTCATCGCGCGCGAAGAGTTTGAGCGGATGATCGCGGCGGACGGCTTCTTTGAATACGCGGAAGTCTTCGGCAACTATTACGGCACCGCAAAAAGCGTGCTGGCCGATGCCGCCCGCGCTGGCAACGATCTGCTTTTGGATATTGACGTCCAGGGTGAGCGCCAGGTCAAGCTGCGCATGCCGGACGCGGTGAGCATCTTCGTGTTGCCGCCCAGCCGCGCGGAGCTGGAGTCGCGCTTGCGCAAGCGCAGCATCAGCGAGAACGTCCACCCCAATGAGATCCGCCGCCGGTTGGACACGGCCCGCCGGGAGATTGAGAACTATCCCAATTACGACTATATTTTGGTAAACGACCACCTGGAGCAATCCGTGGACCGGCTGGTGGCGATTGTCCTGGGTGAGCGTATTCGGCGTTCAGGGAAACCCCCGGCGCCGGACCAGAAACATTACTTAATGAATGCGGAGAAATGCCTGAAGTCCAGAATGGAGCAGGAAATCAGGGCTATTCTGGATTCATTCCGCTTCCCTCCGCAGGCGTGA
- a CDS encoding uracil-DNA glycosylase has product MGIYDFYRRTGEGIVEESGEASVAEAPMAAGREAAGSTPAEIAAPAQRATAQLPVITDKPAALQAIRDEIGDCARCRLHKGRTNLVFGVGNVNADIMFVGEGPGADEDAQGEPFVGRAGQLLNNMIAAMGIRREDVYIANVVKCRPPGNRTPEKDECDTCSPFLMSQIAVIQPKVIVALGAVSAKNLLAMNDSMANLRGRWYDFRGAKLAVTYHPAYLLRDPRQKKEAWKDLQMVMKYLGLQAPAKPQE; this is encoded by the coding sequence ATGGGCATCTACGATTTCTATCGTCGAACTGGAGAAGGCATCGTCGAAGAAAGCGGCGAAGCCTCTGTGGCCGAGGCCCCCATGGCCGCCGGCAGGGAAGCCGCCGGCTCAACGCCCGCCGAAATTGCTGCACCGGCCCAGAGGGCAACGGCGCAATTGCCCGTCATCACCGACAAGCCCGCGGCGCTGCAAGCCATTCGCGACGAAATCGGCGACTGCGCGCGCTGCCGTCTGCACAAGGGCCGCACCAACCTGGTGTTTGGCGTGGGCAATGTCAACGCGGACATCATGTTCGTGGGCGAAGGTCCTGGCGCCGACGAAGACGCGCAAGGCGAACCCTTTGTCGGCCGCGCCGGACAACTACTGAACAACATGATCGCCGCCATGGGCATTCGCCGCGAGGACGTGTACATCGCCAACGTGGTCAAATGCCGTCCCCCGGGCAACCGTACGCCGGAAAAAGACGAGTGCGACACATGCTCGCCGTTCCTGATGAGCCAGATTGCCGTGATCCAGCCGAAAGTTATCGTGGCCTTGGGCGCGGTCTCCGCCAAAAACCTGCTGGCGATGAATGATTCCATGGCCAACCTGCGCGGGCGCTGGTATGACTTCCGCGGCGCCAAGCTGGCCGTCACCTATCACCCCGCGTATCTGCTGCGCGACCCGCGGCAAAAAAAAGAAGCGTGGAAAGACCTCCAGATGGTCATGAAATACCTGGGCCTGCAAGCTCCGGCAAAGCCGCAAGAGTAG